A window of the Streptomyces formicae genome harbors these coding sequences:
- a CDS encoding class I SAM-dependent methyltransferase: protein MARQLDEQIAGRFPVGQRLRVLDVGMGQGTQALRLARAGHTVTGLESDPEMLKAAREVLAAEPAGIRERFRAIEGDGRDTGVHFLPGSFDVVLCHGVLMYVEDRDAMLAGLARMLAPGGLLSLLVRNADALAMRPGLAGDWSEALTAFDTDAYTNRLGLPVRADRLTDLTATLAGIAAPLRAWYGVRVFTDNVPNEAELPAADALERLLAAEDRAGRTDPYRSVAALLHLCGVRG, encoded by the coding sequence ACGAGCAGATAGCCGGCCGCTTCCCCGTGGGGCAGCGGCTGCGCGTCCTCGACGTCGGCATGGGCCAGGGCACCCAGGCGCTGCGTCTGGCGCGGGCCGGGCACACGGTGACGGGCCTGGAGTCCGACCCGGAGATGCTCAAGGCGGCCCGTGAGGTGCTGGCGGCCGAGCCCGCCGGCATCCGTGAGCGGTTCCGCGCGATCGAGGGCGACGGCCGGGACACCGGGGTGCACTTCCTGCCCGGCTCGTTCGACGTGGTGCTGTGCCACGGGGTGCTGATGTACGTCGAGGACCGGGACGCGATGCTGGCCGGCCTGGCCCGGATGCTGGCACCCGGCGGCCTGCTCTCGCTGCTCGTACGGAACGCGGACGCGCTGGCCATGCGGCCCGGCCTCGCCGGCGACTGGTCCGAGGCGCTGACGGCCTTCGACACGGACGCGTACACGAACCGGCTCGGACTGCCCGTGCGCGCCGACCGGCTGACGGACCTGACGGCGACCCTCGCGGGGATCGCGGCGCCGCTGCGCGCCTGGTACGGGGTGCGGGTCTTCACGGACAACGTGCCGAACGAGGCGGAGCTGCCGGCGGCGGACGCGCTGGAGCGGCTGCTCGCGGCGGAGGACCGCGCGGGCCGCACGGATCCGTACCGCTCGGTGGCGGCGCTGCTGCACCTGTGCGGGGTGCGGGGCTAG
- a CDS encoding bifunctional adenosylcobinamide kinase/adenosylcobinamide-phosphate guanylyltransferase has protein sequence MEVTLLGTGAPSGLPRPDCPCAVCAAARGPRARAATALLVDGALLLDLTPGAALAAARAGHSLVGVRQVLLTHPHNGPAMELPPGLPTAGRVPDGQELTLISGHRVRAVSMDSPGTGYEVASPDGERLLYLPPGGAPAGVAEGGTPPYDMVVADVLGRPDGLARLRAAGAVGPTTDVVAVHIDHEAPPGAELERRLAAAGARTVPDGTTLYVGEYHAVPDVPRRTLITGGARSGKSLEAERRLESFPDVLYVATSGTRADDPEWVARVQAHRERRPGSWRTVETCDLVPLLGQDGPPMLIDCLALWLTDAMDQVGAWEDDRWESAGREALHRRTADLVAAVRATRRTTVAVTNEVGSGVVPATASGRRFRDELGRLNAAFAAECEHVLLVVAGQALPLR, from the coding sequence GTGGAAGTGACTCTGCTCGGCACCGGGGCCCCCAGCGGGCTCCCCCGCCCCGACTGTCCCTGTGCCGTCTGCGCCGCCGCCCGCGGACCGCGGGCGCGCGCCGCGACCGCGCTGCTGGTGGACGGGGCGCTGCTGCTCGATCTGACGCCCGGGGCCGCGCTGGCCGCCGCACGCGCGGGGCACTCGCTCGTCGGCGTACGGCAGGTGCTGCTGACGCATCCGCACAACGGTCCCGCGATGGAGCTGCCCCCGGGGCTGCCGACGGCGGGGCGGGTGCCGGACGGACAGGAGTTGACGCTGATCAGCGGGCACCGGGTGCGAGCGGTGTCGATGGACTCGCCGGGTACGGGGTACGAGGTGGCGTCGCCGGACGGCGAACGGCTGCTGTACCTGCCGCCCGGCGGGGCGCCGGCGGGGGTGGCGGAGGGCGGGACGCCGCCGTACGACATGGTCGTCGCCGATGTCCTCGGGCGGCCCGACGGGCTCGCGCGGCTGCGGGCTGCGGGGGCGGTCGGCCCGACGACGGATGTCGTCGCGGTCCACATCGACCACGAGGCGCCGCCGGGCGCGGAGCTGGAGCGGCGGCTTGCGGCGGCGGGGGCGCGGACGGTGCCGGACGGTACGACGCTGTACGTGGGCGAGTACCACGCGGTCCCCGACGTGCCGCGCCGCACGCTGATCACGGGCGGGGCGCGGTCGGGCAAGTCGCTGGAGGCCGAGCGGCGGCTGGAGTCGTTCCCCGATGTGCTGTACGTGGCGACGAGCGGCACCCGGGCCGACGACCCGGAGTGGGTGGCCCGGGTCCAGGCCCACCGCGAGCGCAGGCCGGGCTCGTGGCGGACGGTCGAGACATGCGATCTCGTACCGCTGCTGGGGCAGGACGGGCCGCCGATGCTGATCGACTGCCTGGCGCTGTGGCTGACGGACGCGATGGACCAGGTGGGCGCGTGGGAGGACGACCGGTGGGAGTCCGCGGGCCGCGAGGCGCTGCACCGCCGCACCGCCGACCTCGTCGCCGCGGTGCGCGCCACGCGCCGGACCACGGTCGCGGTCACGAACGAGGTCGGGTCCGGTGTGGTGCCCGCGACGGCTTCGGGGCGGCGCTTCCGTGACGAACTGGGACGGCTGAACGCGGCGTTCGCGGCCGAGTGCGAGCACGTCCTGCTGGTCGTGGCGGGGCAGGCGCTGCCGCTGCGGTGA
- the cobT gene encoding nicotinate-nucleotide--dimethylbenzimidazole phosphoribosyltransferase, with protein MSSLNLDDFSDLIERPDSGVRRDAEDRRERLAVPPGALGRLDELGEWLSAAQGAVPVRPVKRPRVVLFAGDHGVAELGVSGRPAGSAHELVRAVLEGASPVAVLARRMDVPVRIVDAGLDCDPELLPAEVVRHRVRRGSGRIDVEDALTAEEAEQAVRLGMAIADEEADSGTDLVVLGDLSVGGTTAAAALIAALCGTDASVVTGRGGLGIDDLAWMRKCAAIRDALRRARPVLGDQLQLLTVVGGADLAATTGFLLQAAVRRLPVILDGVVSAACALVAQRAAFRAPDWWLAGQVSGEPAQAKALDRMALNPLLDHGVTVGEGTGALLSLPLVQASAALAAELPERRAGTESGTETETDAETAAATATATATENETGSGAEAETASDQRPAASD; from the coding sequence ATGAGCTCGCTGAATCTCGACGACTTCTCCGATCTGATCGAGCGCCCCGACAGCGGCGTGCGGCGCGATGCCGAGGACCGCCGCGAGCGGTTGGCCGTGCCGCCCGGCGCGCTCGGGCGGCTGGACGAGCTCGGGGAGTGGCTCTCGGCCGCTCAGGGCGCGGTGCCGGTGCGGCCGGTGAAGCGGCCGCGGGTGGTGCTGTTCGCCGGTGACCACGGCGTCGCCGAACTGGGCGTGTCGGGCAGGCCCGCGGGGTCCGCGCACGAGCTGGTGCGGGCCGTGCTGGAGGGCGCGAGCCCCGTCGCCGTGCTGGCCCGGCGGATGGACGTGCCCGTACGGATCGTCGACGCCGGGCTGGACTGCGACCCGGAGCTGCTGCCGGCGGAGGTCGTACGCCACCGGGTGCGCCGCGGCAGCGGACGTATCGACGTCGAGGACGCCCTCACCGCCGAGGAGGCGGAGCAGGCCGTACGCCTCGGCATGGCGATCGCCGACGAGGAGGCGGACTCCGGCACCGATCTCGTCGTCCTCGGTGATCTGAGCGTCGGCGGCACCACGGCCGCCGCCGCGCTGATCGCCGCGCTGTGCGGGACGGACGCCTCGGTCGTGACCGGCCGCGGCGGCCTCGGCATCGACGATCTGGCGTGGATGCGCAAGTGCGCGGCGATCCGCGACGCGCTGCGCCGCGCCCGTCCCGTCCTGGGCGACCAGCTCCAGCTGCTCACGGTGGTCGGCGGCGCGGATCTCGCGGCGACGACGGGCTTCCTGCTTCAGGCCGCGGTGCGCAGGCTGCCCGTGATCCTGGACGGGGTCGTGTCGGCGGCCTGTGCGCTCGTCGCGCAGCGTGCCGCGTTCCGCGCGCCGGACTGGTGGCTGGCGGGCCAGGTGAGCGGTGAGCCGGCGCAGGCCAAGGCGCTGGACCGGATGGCGCTCAACCCGCTGCTGGACCACGGTGTCACGGTCGGCGAGGGCACCGGGGCGCTGCTCTCCCTGCCCCTCGTGCAGGCGTCCGCGGCGCTCGCGGCCGAGCTGCCCGAGCGCCGGGCCGGCACCGAGTCCGGCACCGAGACTGAGACCGACGCCGAGACCGCAGCCGCAACCGCAACCGCAACCGCAACCGAGAACGAAACCGGCTCCGGAGCCGAGGCCGAGACCGCAAGCGACCAGCGACCAGCGGCCAGCGACTGA
- a CDS encoding adenosylcobinamide-GDP ribazoletransferase gives MTGIRFAFGTLTVLPVRVTRWDRDAARAGMLCAPLAGLVVGFCAAAAGGPLLLLGAGPLLAALASAAVPAVLTRGLHLDGLADTADGLGSGRPAEDALRIMKQSDIGPFGVITLVFVLLTQVAAGYELYGSGGWARGAVAVALAAIVARLALTLASRTGVPAARPDGLGAAVASTVSPAAAATATLLTLAACAGAGALFGPYAAARHALAAAVALVAAHLLLRHCVRRFGGVTGDVFGAVAETAATTALVALTLG, from the coding sequence ATGACCGGCATACGGTTCGCCTTCGGCACCCTCACCGTGCTGCCGGTACGGGTCACCCGCTGGGACCGCGACGCGGCGCGCGCCGGCATGCTGTGCGCGCCCCTCGCCGGTCTCGTCGTCGGCTTCTGCGCGGCGGCCGCCGGCGGACCGCTGCTCCTCCTGGGCGCGGGGCCGCTGCTCGCCGCGCTGGCCTCCGCCGCCGTACCGGCCGTGCTCACCCGGGGGCTCCATCTCGACGGACTCGCCGACACGGCGGACGGGCTGGGCAGCGGCAGGCCCGCCGAGGACGCACTGCGGATCATGAAGCAGTCGGACATCGGTCCGTTCGGCGTGATCACCCTGGTCTTCGTCCTGCTCACCCAGGTCGCCGCGGGATACGAGCTGTACGGGAGCGGCGGCTGGGCCCGGGGCGCCGTCGCCGTGGCGCTCGCGGCCATCGTCGCCCGCCTCGCCCTCACCCTCGCCTCCCGCACCGGCGTCCCCGCGGCCCGCCCCGACGGCCTGGGCGCGGCGGTGGCCTCCACCGTGTCCCCGGCCGCCGCGGCGACCGCCACGCTCCTGACCCTGGCGGCGTGCGCCGGCGCGGGGGCACTCTTCGGGCCGTACGCGGCGGCACGGCACGCGCTCGCCGCCGCGGTCGCGCTCGTGGCCGCCCACCTGCTCCTGCGCCACTGCGTGCGGCGCTTCGGCGGGGTGACGGGCGACGTGTTCGGCGCGGTGGCGGAGACCGCGGCGACGACGGCGCTCGTCGCGCTCACGCTGGGCTGA
- a CDS encoding endo alpha-1,4 polygalactosaminidase: protein MRLLLLLVLPLLLLAGCTAAPDDPAPPRPRWRPAPGLDWQWQLSGRLDPGVDVPVYDIDGFEHPEGTVTDLHRRGRKVICYLSTGAWEDFRPDADAFPEAVLGKGNGWEGERWLDIRRTDVLEPLMAERIDMCGDKGFDAVEPDNMDGYANDTGFPLTAADQLRYNRLIARLVHDRGMAVGLKNDLDQIPELVGEFDFAVNEQCAQYGECERLTPFVAAGKAVFHVEYELPVDRFCPESRRLGLSSMLKKYELGVWRESCQGGQGGQGGQGYAPAPAPAPVSGGTPVR from the coding sequence ATGAGGCTGTTGCTGTTGCTGGTCCTGCCACTGCTGCTGCTCGCGGGCTGCACCGCCGCCCCGGACGATCCGGCCCCGCCGCGCCCCCGCTGGCGGCCGGCGCCGGGGCTGGACTGGCAGTGGCAGTTGAGCGGCCGCCTCGACCCCGGCGTCGACGTACCGGTGTACGACATCGACGGCTTCGAGCACCCGGAGGGCACGGTCACCGACCTGCACCGGCGCGGTCGCAAGGTCATCTGCTACCTCTCCACCGGCGCCTGGGAGGACTTCCGCCCCGACGCGGACGCCTTTCCCGAGGCCGTGCTCGGCAAGGGCAACGGCTGGGAGGGCGAACGCTGGCTCGACATCCGCCGTACGGACGTCCTGGAGCCGCTGATGGCCGAGCGGATCGACATGTGCGGGGACAAGGGCTTCGACGCGGTCGAGCCGGACAACATGGACGGCTACGCCAACGACACCGGCTTCCCCCTCACCGCCGCCGACCAGCTCCGCTACAACCGGCTGATCGCCCGGCTGGTCCATGACCGGGGCATGGCGGTGGGCCTGAAGAACGACCTGGACCAGATCCCGGAGCTGGTGGGGGAGTTCGACTTCGCGGTCAACGAACAGTGCGCCCAGTACGGCGAATGCGAGCGGCTGACACCGTTCGTCGCGGCGGGGAAGGCCGTCTTCCATGTCGAGTACGAACTCCCGGTGGACCGCTTCTGCCCCGAGTCGCGGCGGCTGGGGCTGAGTTCGATGCTGAAGAAGTACGAGCTGGGGGTCTGGCGCGAGAGCTGTCAGGGCGGGCAGGGCGGGCAGGGCGGGCAGGGCTACGCGCCCGCGCCGGCTCCGGCTCCGGTGTCCGGCGGGACGCCGGTGCGGTAG
- the pelF gene encoding GT4 family glycosyltransferase PelF, giving the protein MSQGRHVTMLTEGTYPHAHGGVSTWCDQLVRGMPEVGFTLTALTGSGREPVVWELPPNVRGHAAVPLWGPRPGRQRAALGRTARRRFLDTYERFLLSVLDPDAHCDFGAGIDALAVEARAGRLSAALRTEDAVRTLMWTWTMPHLPVAAARPTAHDALTATDLLEHALRALAVPVPADSVAHAVSSGLATLPAIAAKRLDGVPFLLTEHGIYLRERYLGYRGAGGSRAVKTLMLGFYRELNTLGYRRADLITPCNQYNRRWEERGGADADRIRTVYNGVDPRAFPHAGAEPSVPTLSWAGRIDPIKDLETLIRAYALARAELPELRLRLFGAAPEGGEWYRTRLEKLAAELGVADGIHWEGRISDVARAYAAGHVVMLSSISEGFPFSVIEAMSCGRTTVSTDVGGVREAVGDTGLVVPPREPEALAAAAVALLRDDERRADLGRRARQRVIDRFTLRRSVDAFRAIYRELAGAAVGGPPAGGPAGYESASVETAGAAEAGWTVDDWTVELRDPWYRELAADGSVW; this is encoded by the coding sequence ATGAGCCAGGGACGTCACGTCACCATGCTCACCGAAGGCACCTATCCACACGCCCACGGCGGCGTCAGCACCTGGTGCGACCAGCTCGTCCGCGGCATGCCCGAGGTCGGTTTCACCCTGACCGCCCTCACCGGCAGCGGCCGCGAGCCCGTCGTCTGGGAGCTGCCGCCCAACGTGCGGGGCCACGCCGCCGTGCCGCTGTGGGGGCCGCGCCCCGGCCGCCAGCGCGCGGCGCTCGGCAGGACGGCCCGCCGCCGCTTCCTCGACACGTACGAGCGGTTCCTGCTCTCCGTCCTCGACCCGGACGCGCACTGCGACTTCGGCGCCGGCATCGACGCGCTCGCGGTGGAGGCCCGGGCGGGCCGGCTCTCGGCCGCCCTGCGCACCGAGGACGCCGTCCGCACCCTGATGTGGACATGGACCATGCCGCATCTGCCGGTCGCCGCGGCGCGCCCCACCGCCCACGACGCCCTGACCGCCACCGACCTCCTCGAACACGCGCTGCGCGCACTCGCCGTCCCCGTGCCCGCGGACAGCGTCGCCCACGCCGTCAGCAGCGGCCTCGCCACGCTCCCCGCGATCGCCGCGAAACGCCTGGACGGTGTGCCCTTTCTCCTCACCGAGCACGGCATCTACCTGCGCGAGCGCTATCTCGGCTACCGCGGCGCGGGCGGGTCCCGGGCGGTCAAGACGCTGATGCTCGGCTTCTACCGGGAGCTCAACACCCTGGGGTACCGGCGGGCCGATCTGATCACCCCGTGCAACCAGTACAACCGGCGCTGGGAGGAGCGGGGAGGCGCCGACGCGGACCGTATCCGCACGGTCTACAACGGCGTCGACCCCCGGGCCTTCCCGCACGCCGGAGCAGAACCCTCCGTCCCCACGCTGAGCTGGGCGGGACGGATCGACCCGATCAAGGACCTGGAGACGCTGATCCGGGCGTACGCCCTGGCCCGGGCCGAACTGCCCGAGCTGCGGCTGCGGTTGTTCGGGGCGGCGCCGGAGGGCGGGGAGTGGTACCGGACCCGGCTGGAGAAGCTCGCCGCCGAACTCGGGGTCGCGGACGGGATCCACTGGGAGGGGCGGATCAGCGATGTCGCGCGTGCCTACGCCGCCGGGCACGTGGTGATGCTCTCCAGCATCAGCGAAGGGTTCCCCTTCTCGGTCATCGAGGCGATGTCCTGCGGCCGGACCACCGTCTCGACGGACGTGGGCGGGGTCCGGGAGGCCGTGGGCGACACGGGGCTCGTCGTGCCGCCGCGCGAGCCGGAGGCGCTGGCGGCCGCGGCCGTCGCGCTGCTCCGGGACGACGAGCGCCGCGCCGATCTCGGCCGGCGCGCCAGGCAGCGGGTCATCGACCGCTTCACGCTGAGGCGTTCGGTGGACGCCTTCCGCGCGATCTACCGGGAGCTGGCCGGGGCCGCGGTCGGCGGGCCCCCGGCCGGCGGGCCCGCGGGGTACGAGTCGGCGTCGGTTGAGACCGCCGGGGCCGCCGAGGCCGGCTGGACGGTCGACGACTGGACGGTGGAGCTGCGGGATCCCTGGTACCGGGAGCTCGCGGCGGACGGGAGCGTGTGGTGA
- a CDS encoding leucyl aminopeptidase, with the protein MTALTLSTAGAATLRADAIVVGVAKGAASKSGGLVVAAGAEAVDKAFDGKLATVLETLGASGAEGEVTKLPAPSGLKAPVVVAVGLGAAPEKDEAYRAESLRRAAGAAARALAGTKKAAFALPIEASEDAEAIAEGALLGAYAFTAYQDGNGGLGGNAKDAKDGKAAKGANGGNGKKQPLAEVALVGAKPRDKAYKAAAERAIALTEEINRARDLVNTPPNDLYPESFAAVATAAGKEHGIKVQVFDEKALVKGGYGGILGVGQGAANGPRLVRLGYTHPKAQKTLALVGKGITYDSGGISLKPAGHNETMKCDMSGAAAVFATVVTAARLGLEVNVTGWLALAENMPSGTATRPGDVLRMYSGTTVEVLNTDAEGRLVLADAITKASEENPDAIVDVATLTGAMVLALGHRRFGIMANDDAFRTSIHEIAEEVGEDSWPMPLPSDLRKGMDSPTADIANMGERMGGGLVAGLFLKEFVGEDITWAHLDIAGPAFNEGGPFGYTPKGGTGSAVRTLVKLAERTAAGDLG; encoded by the coding sequence GTGACTGCTCTCACTCTCAGCACGGCCGGCGCCGCGACGCTGCGCGCCGACGCGATCGTCGTCGGCGTCGCGAAGGGCGCTGCGTCCAAGTCCGGGGGACTGGTCGTCGCCGCCGGCGCCGAGGCCGTGGACAAGGCGTTCGACGGAAAGCTCGCCACCGTCCTGGAGACCCTCGGCGCCTCCGGTGCCGAGGGCGAGGTGACCAAGCTGCCCGCGCCGTCAGGCCTGAAGGCCCCGGTCGTGGTGGCGGTCGGGCTCGGTGCCGCGCCGGAGAAGGACGAGGCGTACCGGGCGGAGTCGCTGCGGCGCGCCGCCGGTGCCGCCGCGCGGGCGCTGGCCGGCACGAAGAAGGCCGCGTTCGCGCTGCCGATCGAGGCGTCCGAGGACGCCGAGGCGATCGCCGAGGGCGCGCTGCTCGGCGCCTACGCCTTCACCGCCTACCAGGACGGCAACGGCGGCCTCGGCGGGAACGCCAAGGACGCCAAGGACGGCAAGGCCGCCAAGGGCGCGAACGGCGGCAACGGCAAGAAGCAGCCGCTGGCCGAGGTCGCCCTGGTCGGCGCCAAGCCGCGCGACAAGGCGTACAAGGCCGCGGCCGAGCGGGCGATCGCGCTCACCGAGGAGATCAACCGCGCCCGCGACCTGGTCAACACCCCGCCGAACGACCTCTACCCCGAGTCGTTCGCCGCCGTCGCCACCGCCGCCGGCAAGGAGCACGGCATCAAGGTGCAGGTGTTCGACGAGAAGGCCCTCGTCAAGGGCGGCTACGGCGGCATCCTCGGCGTCGGCCAGGGTGCGGCCAACGGCCCGCGCCTGGTCCGGCTCGGCTACACGCACCCCAAGGCGCAGAAGACCCTCGCCCTCGTCGGCAAGGGCATCACCTACGACTCGGGCGGCATCTCGCTGAAGCCGGCCGGCCACAACGAGACGATGAAGTGCGACATGAGCGGCGCCGCCGCGGTGTTCGCCACCGTCGTCACGGCCGCCCGGCTCGGCCTGGAGGTGAACGTCACCGGCTGGCTGGCGCTCGCCGAGAACATGCCGTCCGGCACCGCCACCCGCCCCGGTGACGTCCTGCGCATGTACAGCGGCACGACGGTCGAGGTGCTCAACACCGACGCCGAGGGCCGGCTCGTGCTCGCCGACGCGATCACCAAGGCGTCGGAGGAGAACCCGGACGCGATCGTGGACGTGGCGACCCTGACCGGCGCGATGGTGCTGGCGCTGGGCCACCGCAGGTTCGGGATCATGGCCAACGACGACGCGTTCCGCACCTCGATCCACGAGATCGCGGAGGAGGTCGGCGAGGACTCCTGGCCGATGCCGCTCCCGTCGGACCTGCGCAAGGGCATGGACTCGCCGACCGCCGACATCGCCAACATGGGCGAGCGGATGGGCGGCGGTCTGGTCGCCGGGCTGTTCCTGAAGGAGTTCGTGGGCGAGGACATCACCTGGGCCCACCTGGACATCGCGGGACCGGCCTTCAACGAGGGCGGCCCGTTCGGCTACACGCCGAAGGGCGGCACCGGCTCCGCGGTCCGCACGCTGGTGAAGCTCGCCGAGCGCACGGCCGCCGGCGACCTGGGCTGA
- the lpdA gene encoding dihydrolipoyl dehydrogenase, protein MANDASTVFDLVILGGGSGGYAAALRGAQLGLDVALIEKDKVGGTCLHRGCIPTKALLHAGEIADQARESEQFGVKATFEGIDVPAVHKYKDEVISGLYKGLQGLIASRKVTYIEGEGRLSSPTSVDVNGRRVEGRHVLLATGSVPKSLPGLTIDGNRIISSDHALVLDRVPKSAIVLGGGVIGVEFASAWKSFGTDITIIEAMKHLVPVEDENSSKLLERAFRKRGIKFNLGTFFDKAEYTEDGVRVTLADGKTFEAEVLLVAVGRGPVSQGLGYEEQGVAMDRGYVLVDEYMRTNVPTVSAVGDLVPTLQLAHVGFAEGILVAERLAGLKTVPIDYDGVPKVTYCHPEVASVGLSEAKAKEVYGADKVVALKYNLAGNGKSKILKTAGEIKLVQVKDGAVVGVHMVGDRMGEQVGEAQLIYNWEALPAEVAQLIHAHPTQNEALGEAHLALAGKPLHSHD, encoded by the coding sequence GTGGCGAACGACGCCAGCACCGTTTTCGACCTAGTGATCCTCGGCGGTGGCAGCGGCGGCTACGCCGCGGCACTGCGCGGAGCGCAGCTGGGCCTGGACGTCGCCCTGATCGAGAAGGACAAGGTCGGCGGCACCTGCCTGCACCGTGGATGCATCCCCACCAAGGCCCTGCTGCACGCGGGCGAGATCGCCGACCAGGCGCGCGAGAGCGAGCAGTTCGGCGTCAAGGCCACGTTCGAGGGCATCGACGTCCCGGCCGTCCACAAGTACAAGGACGAGGTGATCTCCGGGCTGTACAAGGGCCTGCAGGGTCTGATCGCCTCCCGCAAGGTCACGTACATCGAGGGCGAGGGCCGGCTGTCGTCGCCCACCTCCGTCGACGTCAACGGCCGCCGCGTCGAGGGCCGCCACGTCCTGCTCGCGACCGGCTCCGTGCCGAAGTCGCTGCCGGGTCTGACCATCGACGGCAACCGCATCATCTCCTCCGACCACGCGCTGGTCCTGGACCGCGTGCCGAAGTCCGCGATCGTGCTGGGCGGCGGCGTCATCGGCGTCGAGTTCGCCTCCGCGTGGAAGTCCTTCGGCACCGACATCACGATCATCGAGGCGATGAAGCACCTCGTCCCGGTCGAGGACGAGAACAGCTCGAAGCTTCTTGAGCGCGCCTTCCGCAAGCGCGGCATCAAGTTCAACCTCGGCACCTTCTTCGACAAGGCCGAGTACACCGAGGACGGTGTGCGGGTCACCCTCGCCGACGGCAAGACCTTCGAGGCCGAGGTGCTGCTGGTCGCCGTCGGCCGCGGCCCGGTCTCGCAGGGCCTGGGCTACGAGGAGCAGGGCGTCGCGATGGACCGCGGCTACGTCCTCGTCGACGAGTACATGCGCACCAACGTGCCGACCGTCTCGGCCGTCGGCGACCTGGTCCCGACCCTCCAGCTCGCGCACGTCGGCTTCGCCGAGGGCATCCTGGTGGCGGAGCGGCTGGCCGGTCTGAAGACCGTCCCGATCGACTACGACGGCGTGCCGAAGGTGACGTACTGCCACCCCGAGGTCGCCTCCGTGGGCCTCTCCGAGGCCAAGGCCAAGGAGGTCTACGGCGCGGACAAGGTCGTCGCTCTGAAGTACAACCTCGCGGGCAACGGCAAGAGCAAGATCCTGAAGACCGCGGGCGAGATCAAGCTCGTCCAGGTCAAGGACGGTGCCGTGGTCGGCGTCCACATGGTCGGTGACCGTATGGGCGAGCAGGTCGGCGAGGCCCAGCTGATCTACAACTGGGAGGCTCTGCCGGCCGAGGTCGCGCAGCTCATCCACGCGCACCCGACGCAGAACGAGGCGCTCGGCGAGGCCCACCTGGCCCTGGCCGGCAAGCCGCTCCACTCCCACGACTGA